In Mauremys reevesii isolate NIE-2019 linkage group 8, ASM1616193v1, whole genome shotgun sequence, a single genomic region encodes these proteins:
- the C8B gene encoding complement component C8 beta chain isoform X1 has protein sequence MSISHTILLLYPVKLFLFCEVLGFLTVHCFSGEREPLLRLNEVNMSLAKGRWARSVSNPPQPIDCVLSSWSPWSTCDPCQKKRYRFAQVERPSQFNGDPCDYSDKETEDCVTNSPCRNKVRCEGFVCTITGRCITRRLLCNGDDDCGDQSDEKNCKKVYRKCNQKMEQYWGIENLARGLNILTNNLEGLVLDHRYYAGGCTPHYIMDTRFRKPYNVESYSPETKGKYEFTLTEYESYSSFEENILRARASQTSFGFGIKISGVFELGYSYTDNRFKKFIQRTKKFSATSSKFIHARSELDVARYKLKPRTLMLHYEFLQRLHQLPLEYSYGEYRELYRDYGTHYITEATLGGIYEYTLVVNSEELQKAGYSLSDIQACAQHGFNVGANIYGVYISLGMSAAGCKAVLNEIGDSIRQKQVVEDFIALVRGGGSEHITTLAYKDLPTAQLMQEWGDAVQYNPEIIKLKAEPLSELVTATDFANANTLRENMKRALVEFQLETSSCHCAPCHGNGIAFLKETRCECICPIGYRGTACEITQRKDVAIDGNWGCWSSSSACSGGQRTRRRQCNNPAPQNGGKPCTGPDVETIRC, from the exons ATGAGCATATCGCATACTATACTTCTCTTGTACCCAGTGAAACTGTTCCTGTTTTGTGAAGTACTGGGCTTCCTAACTGTGCATTGCTTTAG TGGTGAAAGGGAACCTCTTCTTCGGCTAAATGAAGTCAACATGAGCCTAGCCAAAGGCAGATGGGCCCGATCAGTAAGCAACCCTCCGCAGCCGATTGATTGTGTGCTTTCCAGCTGGTCACCATGGAGCACCTGTGACCCCTGTCAAAAGAAAAGA TACAGATTTGCCCAGGTGGAACGGCCTTCTCAGTTCAATGGAGACCCGTGTGACTATTCTGACAAAGAAACAGAAGATTGTGTTACAAACAGTCCTTGCAGAAATAAAGTTAGATGTGAAGGCTTTGTATGTACGATTACAG GAAGATGCATTACACGGAGGTTGCTTTGCAATGGAGATGATGACTGTGGGGATCAGTCGGATGAAAAAAACTGTAAAAAGGTGTATAGAAAATGCAACCAGAAGATGGAGCAATACTGGGGAATAGAGAATCTGGCAAGAGG GTTAAATATCCTCACGAACAATCTGGAAGGTTTGGTTCTTGATCACAGGTACTATGCTGGGGGATGTACTCCACATTATATTATGGATACCAGGTTTAGAAAACCATACAATGTAGAAAGCTACTCCCCAGAG ACCAAAGGCAAATATGAATTTACATTGACTGAATACGAATCTTATTCAAGTTTTGAAGAAAATATCCTTAGGGCAAGAGCTTCGCAGACTAGCTTTGGCTTTGGAATAAAGATATCAGGAGTGTTTGAACTTGGTTACAGTTATACTGACAACAGGTTCAAGAAGTTCATTCAAAGGACGAAAAAATTTTCTGCAACT TCCAGCAAATTTATTCATGCCCGTTCTGAGCTGGATGTTGCCCGTTATAAACTGAAGCCTCGGACTCTGATGCTGCATTATGAGTTCCTGCAGAGACTCCATCAGCTGCCTTTAGAGTACAGCTATGGTGAATACAGAGAACTCTACAGAGATTATGGGACGCATTACATCACTGAAGCCACTCTTGGCGGCATCTACGAATACACGTTAGTTGTGAACAGTGAAGAACTCCAAAAGGCAG gTTACTCTTTAAGTGACATCCAGGCCTGTGCACAGCATGGCTTTAACGTTGGTGCAAATATCTATGGAGTTTATATAAGTTTGGGAATGTCAGCTGCTGGCTGTAAGGCAGTTTTAAATGAAATTGGAG ACAGCATCAGGCAAAAGCAAGTTGTGGAAGATTTCATAGCCCTCGTTCGTGGAGGAGGGAGTGAGCATATCACGACACTTGCCTACAAAGATCTGCCGACTGCTCAGCTAATGCAGGAGTGGGGAGATGCAGTACAGTACAACCCTGAAATCATAAAGCTAAAG GCAGAACCCCTGTCTGAACTGGTGACTGCAACGGACTTTGCAAATGCAAATACACTAAGGGAAAATATGAAGCGTGCCCTAGTGGAGTTTCAGCTGGAGACCAGTTCCTGTCATTGTGCTCCATGCCATGGCAATGGAATTGCCTTTCTGAAAG AAACTCGCTGTGAATGTATATGTCCTATAGGATATCGTGGTACTGCCTGTGAGATCACACAAAGAAAAG ATGTTGCTATAGATGGAAACTGGGGTTGCTGGTCCAGCTCGTCTGCATGTTCTGGAGGACAACGGACGAGAAGAAGACAGTGTAATAATCCTGCCCCACAAAATGGTGGCAAGCCATGCACAGGGCCAGATGTTGAAACTATTAGGTGTTAA
- the C8B gene encoding complement component C8 beta chain isoform X2 — MSSEAVLEFLLNGEREPLLRLNEVNMSLAKGRWARSVSNPPQPIDCVLSSWSPWSTCDPCQKKRYRFAQVERPSQFNGDPCDYSDKETEDCVTNSPCRNKVRCEGFVCTITGRCITRRLLCNGDDDCGDQSDEKNCKKVYRKCNQKMEQYWGIENLARGLNILTNNLEGLVLDHRYYAGGCTPHYIMDTRFRKPYNVESYSPETKGKYEFTLTEYESYSSFEENILRARASQTSFGFGIKISGVFELGYSYTDNRFKKFIQRTKKFSATSSKFIHARSELDVARYKLKPRTLMLHYEFLQRLHQLPLEYSYGEYRELYRDYGTHYITEATLGGIYEYTLVVNSEELQKAGYSLSDIQACAQHGFNVGANIYGVYISLGMSAAGCKAVLNEIGDSIRQKQVVEDFIALVRGGGSEHITTLAYKDLPTAQLMQEWGDAVQYNPEIIKLKAEPLSELVTATDFANANTLRENMKRALVEFQLETSSCHCAPCHGNGIAFLKETRCECICPIGYRGTACEITQRKDVAIDGNWGCWSSSSACSGGQRTRRRQCNNPAPQNGGKPCTGPDVETIRC, encoded by the exons ATGTCATCTGAAGCTGTTTTGGAGTTTCTACTGAA TGGTGAAAGGGAACCTCTTCTTCGGCTAAATGAAGTCAACATGAGCCTAGCCAAAGGCAGATGGGCCCGATCAGTAAGCAACCCTCCGCAGCCGATTGATTGTGTGCTTTCCAGCTGGTCACCATGGAGCACCTGTGACCCCTGTCAAAAGAAAAGA TACAGATTTGCCCAGGTGGAACGGCCTTCTCAGTTCAATGGAGACCCGTGTGACTATTCTGACAAAGAAACAGAAGATTGTGTTACAAACAGTCCTTGCAGAAATAAAGTTAGATGTGAAGGCTTTGTATGTACGATTACAG GAAGATGCATTACACGGAGGTTGCTTTGCAATGGAGATGATGACTGTGGGGATCAGTCGGATGAAAAAAACTGTAAAAAGGTGTATAGAAAATGCAACCAGAAGATGGAGCAATACTGGGGAATAGAGAATCTGGCAAGAGG GTTAAATATCCTCACGAACAATCTGGAAGGTTTGGTTCTTGATCACAGGTACTATGCTGGGGGATGTACTCCACATTATATTATGGATACCAGGTTTAGAAAACCATACAATGTAGAAAGCTACTCCCCAGAG ACCAAAGGCAAATATGAATTTACATTGACTGAATACGAATCTTATTCAAGTTTTGAAGAAAATATCCTTAGGGCAAGAGCTTCGCAGACTAGCTTTGGCTTTGGAATAAAGATATCAGGAGTGTTTGAACTTGGTTACAGTTATACTGACAACAGGTTCAAGAAGTTCATTCAAAGGACGAAAAAATTTTCTGCAACT TCCAGCAAATTTATTCATGCCCGTTCTGAGCTGGATGTTGCCCGTTATAAACTGAAGCCTCGGACTCTGATGCTGCATTATGAGTTCCTGCAGAGACTCCATCAGCTGCCTTTAGAGTACAGCTATGGTGAATACAGAGAACTCTACAGAGATTATGGGACGCATTACATCACTGAAGCCACTCTTGGCGGCATCTACGAATACACGTTAGTTGTGAACAGTGAAGAACTCCAAAAGGCAG gTTACTCTTTAAGTGACATCCAGGCCTGTGCACAGCATGGCTTTAACGTTGGTGCAAATATCTATGGAGTTTATATAAGTTTGGGAATGTCAGCTGCTGGCTGTAAGGCAGTTTTAAATGAAATTGGAG ACAGCATCAGGCAAAAGCAAGTTGTGGAAGATTTCATAGCCCTCGTTCGTGGAGGAGGGAGTGAGCATATCACGACACTTGCCTACAAAGATCTGCCGACTGCTCAGCTAATGCAGGAGTGGGGAGATGCAGTACAGTACAACCCTGAAATCATAAAGCTAAAG GCAGAACCCCTGTCTGAACTGGTGACTGCAACGGACTTTGCAAATGCAAATACACTAAGGGAAAATATGAAGCGTGCCCTAGTGGAGTTTCAGCTGGAGACCAGTTCCTGTCATTGTGCTCCATGCCATGGCAATGGAATTGCCTTTCTGAAAG AAACTCGCTGTGAATGTATATGTCCTATAGGATATCGTGGTACTGCCTGTGAGATCACACAAAGAAAAG ATGTTGCTATAGATGGAAACTGGGGTTGCTGGTCCAGCTCGTCTGCATGTTCTGGAGGACAACGGACGAGAAGAAGACAGTGTAATAATCCTGCCCCACAAAATGGTGGCAAGCCATGCACAGGGCCAGATGTTGAAACTATTAGGTGTTAA